From the genome of Sulfurovum sp. NBC37-1, one region includes:
- a CDS encoding LptF/LptG family permease — protein sequence MSQFFYPSLHFRYLAKHYIKNLLAILFGLSFAFAAIDYFQYTEELQGSWNYKILYIFYMWQEALGLLYPLAIVFAVIMTKLTFVKQNTMGALHAFGYTKKRLFSPVFVIASLTYAVFIYLHTTEFSYAKDKANMLLKNQVHAYNVNDMFFKYNDTFVYIKKLNPIVKKIKGITIFKVAGYQVRYTIKAPVAVFNGEEWIAQNATVKTHIYQNGELVRYSMDQKESIATLHGYKPKIIESLYEGKALNIIDAYNTWKLLEIQHLDSDKIRATIYNKVIVPLFALALLLILFFKLPFHARMMNFGVVVAFSLGVTFLIWGVLFGLEQIGLNGVLKPEFTAVMPIVLLWLYAIYVYFTDERRIA from the coding sequence ATGAGTCAGTTTTTCTATCCCTCTCTGCATTTTCGTTATCTGGCAAAACATTACATCAAAAATCTTCTGGCGATCCTTTTCGGGCTCTCTTTCGCATTTGCGGCGATTGATTATTTTCAATATACAGAGGAACTACAGGGTTCCTGGAACTATAAAATTCTGTATATCTTCTATATGTGGCAGGAAGCCCTGGGCTTACTCTATCCTCTGGCGATCGTGTTTGCGGTGATCATGACTAAACTCACTTTTGTCAAGCAAAATACGATGGGTGCACTTCATGCTTTTGGATATACGAAAAAGAGACTCTTTTCTCCTGTATTCGTGATAGCTTCTCTAACGTATGCCGTTTTTATCTACTTGCATACAACAGAATTTTCTTATGCAAAAGATAAGGCAAATATGTTGTTAAAAAATCAAGTGCATGCCTACAATGTCAATGATATGTTTTTTAAATACAATGATACCTTTGTGTATATCAAAAAACTTAACCCCATTGTGAAAAAGATCAAGGGGATCACGATCTTCAAAGTGGCTGGATACCAGGTACGGTACACGATAAAGGCACCGGTAGCTGTTTTTAACGGCGAAGAGTGGATCGCCCAGAACGCTACTGTAAAAACGCATATTTATCAAAATGGTGAGTTGGTCCGATACAGTATGGATCAGAAGGAAAGTATTGCTACCCTGCATGGCTATAAACCAAAGATCATCGAATCGCTGTATGAGGGGAAAGCACTTAATATTATTGATGCTTATAACACTTGGAAGCTGCTTGAAATACAACATCTTGATTCGGATAAGATCCGGGCAACAATATATAACAAAGTTATTGTCCCGCTTTTTGCTCTCGCTCTCCTGCTCATACTTTTTTTTAAGCTTCCTTTCCATGCCAGAATGATGAATTTTGGAGTAGTGGTTGCATTCTCTCTGGGAGTGACCTTCCTCATTTGGGGAGTTCTTTTTGGTTTGGAACAGATAGGCTTGAATGGTGTACTCAAACCGGAGTTTACTGCAGTGATGCCTATCGTACTTTTATGGCTCTATGCTATCTATGTGTACTTTACAGATGAAAGAAGAATAGCTTGA
- a CDS encoding 50S ribosomal protein L25/general stress protein Ctc, with product MLEGIVRESIGKTTAKKLRRDGYLTANLYANGVENIQAAFKRGEFMRAVRNKDSLAFPVKVGDKELNVVIQEYQLHPVHGEVVHVDLRITVPGQVTDFLVPVVTHGTPVGLKNKGVLVMSKRRVKVRGAIENMPAKFDLNVEPLNRDDSLLIRDIEVPANCKMMDRPDVAVCGVIKSK from the coding sequence ATGTTAGAAGGTATCGTTAGAGAGAGTATCGGAAAGACTACTGCAAAGAAGCTTAGAAGAGATGGTTATCTGACTGCAAACCTTTACGCAAACGGCGTAGAGAATATTCAAGCTGCGTTCAAACGCGGTGAGTTTATGAGAGCAGTCAGAAATAAGGATAGCCTTGCTTTTCCAGTAAAAGTGGGTGACAAAGAGTTGAATGTAGTGATCCAGGAGTATCAACTACACCCGGTTCACGGAGAAGTTGTGCATGTTGACCTTAGAATCACGGTTCCAGGTCAGGTAACAGACTTCCTTGTACCGGTTGTCACACACGGAACACCGGTCGGTCTTAAGAACAAAGGTGTACTTGTTATGTCCAAAAGAAGAGTCAAGGTCAGAGGGGCTATCGAAAATATGCCAGCGAAATTCGACCTTAATGTTGAACCGCTTAACAGAGATGACTCTCTTCTCATCAGGGATATAGAAGTGCCTGCAAACTGTAAAATGATGGATAGACCAGATGTTGCTGTCTGTGGTGTAATTAAATCCAAGTAA
- the pth gene encoding aminoacyl-tRNA hydrolase, translating to MTLFVGLGNPGSKYEDTRHNIGFKVIDSLVDDLGARNISKNAFQGELYRIANTLFLKPTTFMNLSGKSIETVKQFFKIELEDIIVIHDDIDLPFGAVRFKRGGGHGGHNGLRSLDAHIGKEYIRVRIGVGKPEHKSQVADYVLHRFSEEEEKEIERLVKHVSNACKALLCEDLNKVKSYYSLKSIEGLE from the coding sequence GTGACACTCTTCGTAGGTCTGGGAAATCCGGGATCAAAATACGAAGATACACGACATAACATTGGCTTTAAAGTCATCGACAGCCTCGTCGATGATCTTGGGGCCAGAAATATCTCCAAAAATGCCTTTCAGGGCGAACTCTACCGTATCGCAAATACACTTTTTTTAAAACCTACCACATTCATGAACCTCTCGGGAAAATCTATTGAGACGGTCAAGCAGTTCTTTAAAATTGAACTGGAAGATATTATCGTGATACATGATGACATCGACCTGCCTTTTGGCGCGGTACGTTTTAAAAGAGGTGGCGGGCATGGGGGACATAACGGTTTGCGTTCCCTCGATGCACATATCGGAAAGGAATATATCCGTGTTCGCATAGGTGTGGGAAAACCGGAACATAAATCACAGGTAGCGGACTATGTACTCCACCGTTTTAGTGAGGAAGAAGAAAAAGAGATAGAGAGACTTGTCAAGCATGTCTCCAATGCATGTAAAGCCTTACTATGTGAAGACCTCAATAAGGTTAAGTCTTACTACAGTCTCAAGTCCATAGAAGGCCTTGAATGA
- a CDS encoding type IV pilus twitching motility protein PilT translates to MDEKLKLYLRTLVNNEGSDLHIKSASLVRVRIHGTMKVLGKDMLTPEMVEQMVREITTEAQYEKLINDRTLDFSYRLGDEYRFRVNVFYQMDGLSAVFRLIPVKILSLDELKLPEVIKTFTEIQRGLVLVTGVTGSGKSTTLAAILDKINNEAKKHIITIEDPIEFVHKDKGCLINQRAVGQDTHSFSDALRAALREDPDIILVGEMRDLETIDIALHAANTGHLVFSTLHTLDAKETIDRIVGMFSNEEQNRIRMSLASVLEGVISQRLIPTKRGGRIAGIEILKKTARIEQLIAESRDSEIPDALFDGKEIYGTQTFDQALLDLIKKGEISKEVALEYATNPADLKLKMQGVGKGSIVDEETIRGNEDFFEFKSEDE, encoded by the coding sequence ATGGACGAGAAACTTAAACTGTATCTGCGAACACTTGTAAACAATGAGGGGAGTGACCTTCATATCAAATCCGCCTCCCTGGTACGGGTACGTATTCACGGTACAATGAAGGTACTGGGAAAGGATATGCTGACGCCTGAAATGGTCGAACAGATGGTCCGTGAGATCACAACAGAGGCGCAATATGAAAAGCTCATTAATGACAGAACACTCGATTTCAGTTACAGACTGGGTGATGAGTATCGTTTCCGTGTGAATGTCTTTTATCAGATGGATGGCCTTTCTGCCGTGTTCCGTCTAATCCCGGTCAAAATACTCTCCCTGGATGAACTCAAACTCCCTGAAGTGATCAAAACGTTTACGGAGATACAGCGTGGATTGGTACTGGTGACCGGGGTAACGGGTTCAGGTAAATCAACCACACTTGCTGCGATCCTGGACAAGATCAACAATGAGGCAAAAAAACATATTATCACGATTGAGGATCCGATAGAATTTGTTCATAAAGACAAGGGATGCCTTATCAACCAAAGAGCAGTGGGACAGGATACGCACTCTTTTTCCGATGCGTTGAGGGCTGCCCTGAGGGAAGACCCTGACATTATCCTGGTGGGTGAGATGAGGGACCTTGAAACCATAGATATTGCGCTGCATGCAGCCAATACCGGGCACCTGGTATTTTCAACACTGCATACCCTTGATGCCAAAGAGACCATTGACAGGATCGTCGGTATGTTCAGCAACGAGGAGCAGAACCGTATCCGTATGTCATTGGCATCGGTACTTGAGGGGGTCATTTCACAGAGGCTTATCCCAACCAAGCGTGGTGGAAGGATCGCAGGGATCGAGATATTGAAGAAGACTGCAAGAATCGAACAATTGATCGCAGAGAGCAGGGATTCAGAGATCCCGGATGCCCTTTTTGACGGTAAAGAGATCTATGGGACACAGACCTTTGACCAGGCATTGCTTGATCTCATCAAAAAAGGAGAAATATCCAAAGAAGTGGCACTGGAATATGCAACGAATCCTGCCGACCTAAAACTGAAAATGCAGGGTGTCGGTAAAGGTTCCATTGTGGATGAGGAGACGATCAGAGGCAACGAGGATTTCTTCGAATTCAAATCTGAGGATGAATAA